CACTTTCGCAGCTTCGCTGGAGAATACAACGCACTAGCGGCGTACTATCAGGAAGCAAAGACGATCTAAGATTTTCTATATACTTACGCCAAGTTCGGAGGTAGGCGATGCATGCATTCGGGCGTAGTTTTGGCAGGTTGACAGAGCTAGTCCTTTCTTTGGTCCTCATTGCGTCCGCGGTGGCGCAAGAGCCGCAGACCAGCCCAAAGCCCCAGCCGGACCCGCTGGTGGTGTTCCAATCGCAGCAAGTTCTCAGGTCCACCACGCGCCTGGTGGTGGTGGACGTAGTGGTCACGGACGAAAAAGGGAACTTCATTCCCGACCTCAAAGCGGAAGATTTCATCGTCAACGAAGACGGCAAGCCGCAGAAGATTTCCGACTTCAGCTTTCATCGTCCTGGGGCATCGGCGCAGGCGCCTGTCGCATTGCCGTCCAATGTGACCGGCAACAATCCTCTGTACAGCAGCAACAGCTGCATGAACGTGATTCTGCTGGATGCCATCAACACCGATTTTTCCAACCATGCTTACGCCCAGGACATGCTGATCAAGTATCTGGAAACCGGACCGCCCATCCAGCCGACGGCGGTGTTCGCCCTGGACGGCAAGCTGCGCATGCTGCATGACTTCACCACGGACACCAAAGCATTGCGCGATGCTCTGGCCCACTTTGTACCGCAAGGTCCACAACACATCGCTGACGTGTATGCCGCGGCGTCGCCATTTTCTCGCCGGGGTTCATACCAGGTGACCGACCAAAGCAGGCGACTTACGTTGCAGTCTTTTAACTACCTGGCGCGCGCGCTGGCGGGTTATCCCGGACGCAAGAACCTGCTGTGGCTTTCCGAAGGATTTCCGCTGAACCTTTTTCCTGAAGCGCTGATGGGCGAGCAGGTAGTAGCGATTGAAAACTATTCGCCCATGGTCGAGAAGATTACCGACGCCCTCATGGACGCCCAGGTGGCTTTGTATCCCATTGATGCCGCGGGCGTGAGCATAAACGACCGGTTTTCTGCCCGGACGGCCCTTGAAGCCATGGCGGAGCGCACCGGTGGCAAGACTTTCTACAATCGCAATGACATTGATATGGGCGTCCGCACCAGCATCGACGACGGATCCAGCTACTACACATTGGAATACTATCCTGCGAACAAAGACTGGAACCACAGGTTCCGCAGCATTCAAGTGAAGGTGGACCGTCCGTCCGTCAAGCTGCGGTATCGCCAGGGCTACTACGCGCTGGCCCCGAACAGCACAGCACACACCGACGCTTCTACCGCGGCCACCGACTTCAGCCACGCCATGGACCTGGACTTCCCTTCGTCCACCTCCGTGCGTTTTCTGGCGGAGGTAACGCCGCCATCGCCGAAGACGCAGAACAAATTGCTGGTCAGGTTTGCCATTGACCCGCACACCATTGCCTTTGAGAAACAGAGTGACGACCTGCAACATGCAGCCGTAAATTGCGTGGTCTGGGCCTACCCCGCGAAGGGCGAGCCCGTCCGTTCTGAAGGCGGAGCTACCGCAGCCCTGAAGGAAGACGTCTTCCAGCAGCTCATGCGCAGCCGCTTTCCTTGCCAGCGGACAATGGAACTCAAGCCCGGCCACTACAAGCTTCGGCTCGGTGTGCTGGACCGTACCACCAACCTCATCGGCAGCACCACCACGGAAGTGACCGTCCCCTGAAGCTGTTACTTCGCGGCGAAAACGGACTAGAATTGCCGAATAAGGTTGCGGCAACAATTTGGGTCACTCTTTGTAGGAGTTCATTTATGCCATCGTTCTCGTGTGGCCAGCTCCGCGTTCTCGCGTTACATCTGGCTTGCATCACGTTGCTGGCCACCGCCGCAGCCCAAGAGCCACAGAAGCCCGCGGAACAGCAAGCCGGCGTTTACCAGTCGCTGGAGACGTTAAAGTCCACAACCCGGCTGGTAGTTGTGGACGTGGTGGCGTTCGACAACAAGGGGCAACCTGCGCTGGGCTTGCAGGCGGATGATTTTGTAGTCTACGAGGACGGAAGGCCGCAAAAGATCAGCAGCTTTGGCCTGCAACGCGGAGGCGCAGCTCCGGTAGCGGCCCCGGCCACACCCAACGGCGTCTTTTCCAACGCGCCCGCTTACAAAGAAGCTCACTCCCTCAACATCATCCTGCTGGACGCATTGAACGCGGAGTTCGAAAGCTACGCCTACGCTCGGGACCAGTTGATCAAGTACCTGGATAGCGGGCCATCCATCCAGCCGACCGCGGTTTACGCGCTGGAAGAGAAACTCACTCTGCTGTACGGCTTTACCGTAGACACCAAGGTGCTGAAAGCCGTGATTCTGGACTACAGGCCCAAGGCCCCGACGCACGTGCTGGATGTGTATTCGGCGGCGTCACCGTTTGCGCGCAAAGGCGACTTCAAGACCAGCGCCCGCAGCATGGAAGTAACCATTGCCGCGCTGAACAACCTAGCGCAGTCGCTGGCGGGATATCCGGGACGCAAGAACCTGATCTGGCTCTCCGAGACTTTTCCGCTCACGCTGTTCCCGGAGATCATCTCCAATGATCCGAACCCGGCGGCATTCGATCCAGCTACCCATCGACCTTCAACGCCGATTGTTCCGGCGACCACGGCGAATGATCCTTCCTTCCGCACTGACACGGACCGCGACTTTGTGGAAGAAGTGGAGAAAGTGGCCAACCTGATGATGACCGCACAGGTGGCCATTTATCCGGTGGACGCCGCGGGTCTGGAACGCGCCAACCGCTTCAACGCCATGGGCACCATGCGCAGCCTGGCGGAACGAACGGGCGGCAAGGCCTACTTCGGCCGCAACAATCTGGAAGAGGGCGTCCGCTCCAGCATTGATGATGGTTCCACCTACTACACGCTCTCCTACTACCCGGAGAACAAGAACTGGGACGGAAGGTTCCGCGTGGTGCAGGTGAAGACCGCGCGGGGCGGCATCACGCTGCGCCATCGCCAGGGATACTACGCGCTGGATCCGTCGCCGGGCGACAAAGACGCGGAGAAAGCGCTGGGGCGCGAGTTCAGCTACGCGCTCAGCCTGGATTCTCCTGGTTCCACCGCGGTACAGTTCAAAGCGCAGATAGCGCAGACCACGCCGAAAGTGCTGGTGAAATTCGCCATTGATCCGCATTCGCTGGTCTTCAGCAGCAAAGATAAAGGACAGGAGCGGGCCTTCGTCAGTTGCGCCGTCGCGGCTTACTCGGAAAAGGGCGCATTTGTGAAGCAGGAGATCACCAGCATGAACACCACGGTGAAACACGATGAGCTGCCAAAACTGATGGCCGCGGCGCTGGGCTGCGAACGCGCCATAGAACTGAAGCCCGGCAACTACAGCCTGGTCCTGGGCGTGGTGGACCGCAGCTCACGCCTGATCGGGACCACCACTGCCTGGGTCAAAGTTAAGTAAAGCGAGTTCGTTCGTAGAGGAGTTTTTTATGCCGTCATCGTTCCATCATGGCCGTATTGCTGTTGTCACTCTGGCTTGCGCGGCGCTGCTCTCAAGCGCTTTGGCGCAAGAACCTACTGCCGATCAAAAACAGCCGGCCAACCAGCCGGTGTTCCAGTCGCCGGAAACGTTGAAGTCCACAACGCGCTTAGTCGTCGTGGACGTGGTGGCCACGGACAGCAAGGGCTCACCCGCTCTGGGTTTGAACGCCGCTGATTTCGTGGTGTACGAAGACGGCAAGCCGCAAAAGATC
The Terriglobia bacterium genome window above contains:
- a CDS encoding VWA domain-containing protein, with translation MPSFSCGQLRVLALHLACITLLATAAAQEPQKPAEQQAGVYQSLETLKSTTRLVVVDVVAFDNKGQPALGLQADDFVVYEDGRPQKISSFGLQRGGAAPVAAPATPNGVFSNAPAYKEAHSLNIILLDALNAEFESYAYARDQLIKYLDSGPSIQPTAVYALEEKLTLLYGFTVDTKVLKAVILDYRPKAPTHVLDVYSAASPFARKGDFKTSARSMEVTIAALNNLAQSLAGYPGRKNLIWLSETFPLTLFPEIISNDPNPAAFDPATHRPSTPIVPATTANDPSFRTDTDRDFVEEVEKVANLMMTAQVAIYPVDAAGLERANRFNAMGTMRSLAERTGGKAYFGRNNLEEGVRSSIDDGSTYYTLSYYPENKNWDGRFRVVQVKTARGGITLRHRQGYYALDPSPGDKDAEKALGREFSYALSLDSPGSTAVQFKAQIAQTTPKVLVKFAIDPHSLVFSSKDKGQERAFVSCAVAAYSEKGAFVKQEITSMNTTVKHDELPKLMAAALGCERAIELKPGNYSLVLGVVDRSSRLIGTTTAWVKVK
- a CDS encoding VWA domain-containing protein → MVLIASAVAQEPQTSPKPQPDPLVVFQSQQVLRSTTRLVVVDVVVTDEKGNFIPDLKAEDFIVNEDGKPQKISDFSFHRPGASAQAPVALPSNVTGNNPLYSSNSCMNVILLDAINTDFSNHAYAQDMLIKYLETGPPIQPTAVFALDGKLRMLHDFTTDTKALRDALAHFVPQGPQHIADVYAAASPFSRRGSYQVTDQSRRLTLQSFNYLARALAGYPGRKNLLWLSEGFPLNLFPEALMGEQVVAIENYSPMVEKITDALMDAQVALYPIDAAGVSINDRFSARTALEAMAERTGGKTFYNRNDIDMGVRTSIDDGSSYYTLEYYPANKDWNHRFRSIQVKVDRPSVKLRYRQGYYALAPNSTAHTDASTAATDFSHAMDLDFPSSTSVRFLAEVTPPSPKTQNKLLVRFAIDPHTIAFEKQSDDLQHAAVNCVVWAYPAKGEPVRSEGGATAALKEDVFQQLMRSRFPCQRTMELKPGHYKLRLGVLDRTTNLIGSTTTEVTVP